A portion of the Thunnus maccoyii chromosome 20, fThuMac1.1, whole genome shotgun sequence genome contains these proteins:
- the narf gene encoding nuclear prelamin A recognition factor isoform X2, translating to MSEVNTGKRKEKCENCTKQCNKKQSDDGVSSQQERDEVNGQVNDGSQLLLSACLSCDGCLSEEESLKISQQSLEEVERVLALNKKCDVTKHKVLVASVCPQSLPFFAVKFGLDITEATHKLCGFLKSLGAQYVFDTTLAAGFSILESQKEFIQRYRRRHHDSHALPMFTSSCPGWIRYAERVLGSLVTPHICTARSPQQIMGCLVKDYFSKQQKLSPEKVYHVVVAPCFDKKLEAVREEFYNSLLESRDVDCVLTSGEIYYLMEQKKVSVEKLDSVPLDHILGEVGDVALVRNEGRGSEGFLEHVFKHAAKELFGLDVHEITYKTLRNRDFQEVTLERDGETLLQFAAVYGFRNIQTLVHRMRKGRVPYQLVEVLSCPGGCLSGRGQAESEAGGRTDKTLVQQMEETYSSLPVCLPELNPTLHTLYQDWLQGQDSPQAGTLLHTQYRSQSQSHTQPPHMQW from the exons ATGTCAGAGGTCAACACAGGGAAGCGCAAGGAGAAGTGTGAGAACTGCACCAAACAG tGCAACAAGAAACAGAGTGATGATGGTGTCAGCTCACAACAGGAGAGAGATGAAGTCAATGGACAG GTGAATGATGGATCCCAGCTGCTGCTGAGTGCCTGCCTGTCCTGTGATGGCTGTCTTTCAGAGGAGGAGAGCCTGAAGATCTCTCAGCAGAGCCTGGAGGAAGTGGAGCGAGTTCTGGCCCTCAACAAG AAATGTGACGTGACGAAGCACAAGGTGCTGGTGGCGTCGGTGTGTCCGCAGTCCCTGCCTTTCTTTGCTGTGAAGTTTGGTCTGGACATCACTGAGGCCACCCATAAACTCTGCGGCTTCCTCAAGAGCCTGG GAGCGCAGTATGTATTCGACACCACTCTGGCAGCAGGTTTCAGCATCTTGGAGAGTCAAAAGGAGTTTATTCAAAGGTATCGCAGGAGACACCACGACTCCCATGCCTTGCCCATGTTCACCTCCTCCTGCCCAG ggtGGATTCGGTATGCAGAGCGTGTCCTGGGCAGTTTGGTCACCCCTCATATCTGCACAGCCAGGTCTCCCCAGCAGATCATGGGCTGTCTGGTCAAAGACTACTTCTCTAAACAGCAG AAGCTGAGTCCAGAGAAGGTCTACCATGTGGTGGTGGCTCCCTGCTTTGATAAGAAGCTGGAGGCCGTCAGAGAGGAGTTTTACAACAGTCTGTTGGAGAGCAGGGATGTGGACTGTGTCCTCACCTCAG GGGAGATCTACTACCTGATGGAGCAGAAGAAGGTTTCAGTGGAGAAGCTGGACTCAGTTCCACTGGACCATAT ACTGGGAGAAGTTGGAGACGTGGCTCTGGTGAGGAACGAGGGCCGCGGTTCAGAAGGCTTCCTTGAACACGTGTTCAAACATGCTGCCAAAGAGCTCTTTGGTCTGGATGTCCATGAGATCACATACAAGACCCTCAG GAACCGTGACTTCCAGGAAGTGACCCTGGAGCGTGACGGGGAAACGCTGCTGCAGTTTGCTGCCGTCTACGGTTTCAGAAACATCCAGACCCTTGTTCACCGCATGAGGAAGGGACGCGTGCCGTACCAGCTGGTGGAGGTGCTGTCCTGCCCAGGAG gGTGCTTGAGCGGCCGTGGACAGGCGGAGAGTGAGGCAGGAGGCCGGACGGATAAAACCCTGGTGCAGCAGATGGAGGAGACCTACAGCAGCCTGCCAGTCTGTCTCCCAGAGCTCAACCCCACCCTGCACACCCTTTATCAAGACTGGCTACAGGGCCAGGACTCCCCACAGGCCGGCACACTGCTGCACACCCAATACAGAAGTCAGAGTCAGAGCCACACACAGCCCCCGCACATGCAGtggtga
- the narf gene encoding nuclear prelamin A recognition factor isoform X1: MSEVNTGKRKEKCENCTKQCNKKQSDDGVSSQQERDEVNGQVNDGSQLLLSACLSCDGCLSEEESLKISQQSLEEVERVLALNKKCDVTKHKVLVASVCPQSLPFFAVKFGLDITEATHKLCGFLKSLGAQYVFDTTLAAGFSILESQKEFIQRYRRRHHDSHALPMFTSSCPGWIRYAERVLGSLVTPHICTARSPQQIMGCLVKDYFSKQQQKLSPEKVYHVVVAPCFDKKLEAVREEFYNSLLESRDVDCVLTSGEIYYLMEQKKVSVEKLDSVPLDHILGEVGDVALVRNEGRGSEGFLEHVFKHAAKELFGLDVHEITYKTLRNRDFQEVTLERDGETLLQFAAVYGFRNIQTLVHRMRKGRVPYQLVEVLSCPGGCLSGRGQAESEAGGRTDKTLVQQMEETYSSLPVCLPELNPTLHTLYQDWLQGQDSPQAGTLLHTQYRSQSQSHTQPPHMQW, from the exons ATGTCAGAGGTCAACACAGGGAAGCGCAAGGAGAAGTGTGAGAACTGCACCAAACAG tGCAACAAGAAACAGAGTGATGATGGTGTCAGCTCACAACAGGAGAGAGATGAAGTCAATGGACAG GTGAATGATGGATCCCAGCTGCTGCTGAGTGCCTGCCTGTCCTGTGATGGCTGTCTTTCAGAGGAGGAGAGCCTGAAGATCTCTCAGCAGAGCCTGGAGGAAGTGGAGCGAGTTCTGGCCCTCAACAAG AAATGTGACGTGACGAAGCACAAGGTGCTGGTGGCGTCGGTGTGTCCGCAGTCCCTGCCTTTCTTTGCTGTGAAGTTTGGTCTGGACATCACTGAGGCCACCCATAAACTCTGCGGCTTCCTCAAGAGCCTGG GAGCGCAGTATGTATTCGACACCACTCTGGCAGCAGGTTTCAGCATCTTGGAGAGTCAAAAGGAGTTTATTCAAAGGTATCGCAGGAGACACCACGACTCCCATGCCTTGCCCATGTTCACCTCCTCCTGCCCAG ggtGGATTCGGTATGCAGAGCGTGTCCTGGGCAGTTTGGTCACCCCTCATATCTGCACAGCCAGGTCTCCCCAGCAGATCATGGGCTGTCTGGTCAAAGACTACTTCTCTAAACAGCAG CAGAAGCTGAGTCCAGAGAAGGTCTACCATGTGGTGGTGGCTCCCTGCTTTGATAAGAAGCTGGAGGCCGTCAGAGAGGAGTTTTACAACAGTCTGTTGGAGAGCAGGGATGTGGACTGTGTCCTCACCTCAG GGGAGATCTACTACCTGATGGAGCAGAAGAAGGTTTCAGTGGAGAAGCTGGACTCAGTTCCACTGGACCATAT ACTGGGAGAAGTTGGAGACGTGGCTCTGGTGAGGAACGAGGGCCGCGGTTCAGAAGGCTTCCTTGAACACGTGTTCAAACATGCTGCCAAAGAGCTCTTTGGTCTGGATGTCCATGAGATCACATACAAGACCCTCAG GAACCGTGACTTCCAGGAAGTGACCCTGGAGCGTGACGGGGAAACGCTGCTGCAGTTTGCTGCCGTCTACGGTTTCAGAAACATCCAGACCCTTGTTCACCGCATGAGGAAGGGACGCGTGCCGTACCAGCTGGTGGAGGTGCTGTCCTGCCCAGGAG gGTGCTTGAGCGGCCGTGGACAGGCGGAGAGTGAGGCAGGAGGCCGGACGGATAAAACCCTGGTGCAGCAGATGGAGGAGACCTACAGCAGCCTGCCAGTCTGTCTCCCAGAGCTCAACCCCACCCTGCACACCCTTTATCAAGACTGGCTACAGGGCCAGGACTCCCCACAGGCCGGCACACTGCTGCACACCCAATACAGAAGTCAGAGTCAGAGCCACACACAGCCCCCGCACATGCAGtggtga